A segment of the Candidatus Rickettsiella isopodorum genome:
TTTTTTTAGCTCAATATGGATACTTATTGAGGAACGGAGTGCAGTGGGAAGTACCTGAATACCCGAAATAATTATCCAACGAAGAATAAAACAAAAGATGAAGGTCCTGTAATAGAAAAAATAGTAGGTAAGAAATTTATGAGTGATGTTATGGATATCCAAGAAATACTAACTTATTTGCCCCAGCGTTATCCTATTTTAATGATCGACAAAGTCATTTCAATAATTCCTGGTAAATCGATAGTGGCTATAAAAAATGTAACTGTTAACGAACCTTATTTTTTAGGCCATTTCCCCGGTAATCCTATTATGCCCGGCGTACTTATTTTAGAAACGATGGCGCAAGCGACAGGTATTCTTGCTTTGCATGCGAATAGAGCAAATAAAGAAGGTTTTTTATATCTTTTTGCGGGTATTGATGACGCCCGTTTTAAACGACCTGTCGTGCCGGGAGACCAGTTATTAATAGAAGCTGAAGTTATCAAGGTAAAAGGGAATGTTTGGAAATGCAAAGTCACAGCAAAAGTAGACAGTG
Coding sequences within it:
- the fabZ gene encoding 3-hydroxyacyl-ACP dehydratase FabZ — encoded protein: MSDVMDIQEILTYLPQRYPILMIDKVISIIPGKSIVAIKNVTVNEPYFLGHFPGNPIMPGVLILETMAQATGILALHANRANKEGFLYLFAGIDDARFKRPVVPGDQLLIEAEVIKVKGNVWKCKVTAKVDSELACEATLMGAGRKC